Proteins from one Peromyscus eremicus chromosome 8a, PerEre_H2_v1, whole genome shotgun sequence genomic window:
- the LOC131915965 gene encoding myosin regulatory light polypeptide 9-like, whose translation MLSKRAKTKTTKKHPQRATSNVFAMFDQSQIQEFKEAFNMIDQNRDGFIDKEDLHDMLASMGKNPTDEYLDAMMNEAPGPINFTMFLTMFGEKLHGTDPKDVIRNAFACFDEEATGTIQEDYLRELLTTMGDRFTDEEVDKLYREAPTDKKGNFNYIEFTRILKHGAKEKDDLRAPNSSQMFPVATWGISEIFLLEPVTCPSLLLFPFLFCIYIISASLGHMYLYNQTGNGTFCHYLTRKYGN comes from the coding sequence ATGTTGAGCAAAAGGGCAAAGACCAAGACCACCAAGAAGCACCCTCAGCGCGCAACATCCAATGTGTTCGCCATGTTTGACCAGTCCCAGATCCAAGAGTTCAAAGAGGCCTTCAACATGATCGACCAGAACCGGGATGGCTTCATCGACAAGGAAGACTTGCACGACATGCTTGCTTCAATGGGAAAAAATCCAACTGATGAATATCTGGATGCCATGATGAATGAGGCCCCAGGCCCCATCAACTTCACCATGTTCCTCACCATGTTTGGAGAGAAGCTGCATGGCACAGATCCCAAAGATGTCATCAGAAACGCCTTCGCTTGCTTTGATGAGGAAGCAACGGGCACCATCCAGGAGGATTACCTGAGGGAGCTGCTGACCACCATGGGCGATCGGttcacagatgaggaagtggATAAGCTGTACAGGGAGGCCCCCACTGACAAAAAGGGGAATTTCAACTACATCGAGTTCACACGCATCCTCAAGCACGGAGCAAAAGAAAAGGACGACTTAAGAGCTCCAAATTCCAGCCAAATGTTCCCTGTTGCCACTTGGGGTATTTCTGAGATCTTCCTCCTAGAACCTGTTACATGCCCTAGCTTACTGCTTTTCCCCTTCttgttttgtatttatataatcTCAGCCTCTTTGGGCCACATGTACCTTTATAATCAGACTGGAAATGGGACTTTCTGTCATTATCTGACTAGAAAGTATGGTAATTAA